The following proteins come from a genomic window of Phnomibacter ginsenosidimutans:
- a CDS encoding SusC/RagA family TonB-linked outer membrane protein — protein sequence MAKPVSLSVQNERLVNVLNLCFEGQVLTYTIEEKTIVVKRKTAEPEVEIPNTGTVVEQPQIVVTGRVSDIKGQPLVGASVYVKGTNNGTTTDNNGEYSISVDDNATLVFSFVGYTSTEQAVGNRKSINVSLKLIERSMEDVVVVGYGTQKKRDLTGSVSSIKGEEVASMPSTNPIASLQGKVAGLTVSNSGRAGASPVVRIRGVNSTNSASPVYVVDGILHDNIDFLNPADIESIDILRDPSSIAIYGVRGANGVIAITSKKAARGQTRINLQSNVGVQVVQDKIKITDAEGFKKLYNAQLANLNAAPFDYTNYTANTNWQNEVLQKAVMSSTNLSISNNSEKSTTYVNIGYTDQEGVLKFDRYKRYLVRLNEEIRFNKNIKVGGDITGYHFVNTPPGASISNALWAAPIVPIQADANTYYSMPSFQRAQVGNPIAALNRNQGNEVDKGFRVIGSLFAEVKFLQNFTWRSTVYTDLGFNTNRSYSRLPFSFINLGEGGTPTTTTFDQLARTTVSQQQSESRRFQQDHTLAFDKKFGNGHSINALAGFTTIYSASSFVGGTRRDTAVNIPDDPDFWYLSISNPNNPITNTGGGSESSIVGAFARVGYQFKNKYLLNATIRRDGSSKFAPENRWGTFGSIGAGWVLSDEKFFDKVKGINFLKLRAAWGRTGNANGIADNIFKPGVQNASTAIFADNIYTSIQAAYIPDPNLHWETVQGLDLGVDIRAFDNRLNAELTYYDRTTTDILTAVTLPNESRSYFTNLGKITNRGVEVNLGWSDNIGKKFGYRVGANFSYNYNVVNSIGNNFNFTILGNGGNNLTKTGESIGHFFGYRQTGIYQSTADISKQAAFINTLPGDIAYADLDGDDVITPADRTNIGTPFPPYSYGANIELNYNGFDFVLEGQGAAGHSIYTQRRTSTFAVLNYEANRLNAWTAPGTSNVEPILDNTRGNNFLMSTYFLEPGDYFRIRTLQVGYTFQQNALRKVGIQKARVFLSGQNIKTWSLVTGYSPEPLIGSILGGGADNGAYPVPAIYSCGINLTF from the coding sequence ATGGCGAAGCCTGTTTCGCTGTCGGTACAAAATGAAAGATTGGTAAATGTGCTGAACCTCTGCTTTGAAGGCCAGGTACTCACATACACCATTGAAGAAAAAACCATTGTGGTAAAACGCAAAACGGCTGAGCCAGAAGTTGAAATTCCCAACACCGGCACTGTAGTAGAGCAGCCGCAAATTGTGGTTACGGGCCGTGTGTCCGACATCAAAGGACAGCCGCTGGTAGGGGCCAGCGTGTATGTAAAAGGCACCAACAATGGTACTACCACCGACAACAATGGTGAGTACAGCATTTCGGTAGATGACAATGCAACGCTGGTGTTTTCTTTTGTAGGCTACACTAGTACCGAACAAGCAGTAGGCAATCGTAAATCTATTAACGTTAGCCTCAAACTCATTGAGCGTTCTATGGAAGATGTGGTAGTGGTGGGTTATGGTACCCAAAAGAAAAGAGACCTCACGGGTTCTGTTTCTTCCATCAAAGGTGAAGAAGTAGCCAGCATGCCTTCTACCAACCCCATTGCTTCTTTGCAAGGAAAAGTAGCTGGTTTAACGGTATCAAACAGCGGCCGTGCAGGTGCCAGCCCTGTGGTACGCATTCGTGGTGTAAACAGCACCAACAGTGCCAGCCCCGTGTATGTGGTGGATGGTATTTTGCATGACAACATCGACTTCCTCAATCCTGCAGACATCGAATCCATCGACATTCTTCGTGATCCATCTTCTATTGCCATTTATGGTGTACGTGGTGCCAACGGCGTTATTGCTATTACCTCTAAAAAAGCAGCCCGTGGCCAAACCCGTATCAACCTGCAAAGCAATGTAGGTGTACAGGTAGTGCAGGATAAAATCAAAATCACCGATGCAGAAGGATTTAAGAAATTGTACAACGCACAGTTGGCCAACCTGAATGCTGCGCCGTTTGATTATACCAACTACACTGCCAATACCAACTGGCAAAATGAAGTGTTGCAAAAAGCAGTGATGTCTTCTACCAACCTCAGCATTTCTAACAATAGCGAAAAATCAACCACCTATGTAAACATTGGGTACACCGATCAGGAAGGTGTGTTGAAGTTTGACCGCTACAAGCGTTATCTCGTTCGCTTGAATGAAGAAATTCGTTTCAACAAAAACATTAAAGTAGGTGGTGATATCACAGGCTATCATTTTGTAAACACGCCTCCCGGTGCTTCTATTTCTAATGCTTTGTGGGCTGCACCCATTGTACCCATTCAGGCCGATGCCAATACGTATTACAGCATGCCTTCGTTTCAGCGGGCACAGGTGGGCAACCCCATTGCTGCGCTGAATCGCAACCAGGGCAATGAGGTAGATAAAGGTTTCCGGGTGATTGGTAGTTTGTTTGCCGAAGTGAAGTTTTTACAAAACTTCACCTGGCGCAGTACCGTGTACACCGACCTTGGTTTCAATACCAACCGTAGCTACTCACGGCTGCCATTTTCGTTCATCAATTTGGGCGAAGGCGGTACACCTACCACCACTACATTCGACCAACTTGCCCGCACCACTGTGTCGCAACAGCAAAGTGAATCCCGCCGCTTCCAGCAAGACCATACACTGGCCTTCGATAAGAAGTTTGGCAATGGCCACAGCATCAATGCACTGGCTGGTTTTACGACCATTTACAGCGCCAGTTCTTTTGTAGGTGGTACCCGCAGAGATACTGCGGTAAACATTCCGGATGATCCTGATTTCTGGTACCTCAGCATCTCTAACCCCAACAATCCTATTACCAACACTGGTGGTGGTAGCGAAAGTTCTATTGTGGGTGCGTTTGCCCGTGTGGGTTATCAGTTTAAAAACAAGTATTTGCTCAATGCCACTATCCGCCGCGATGGTAGCTCCAAGTTTGCACCAGAAAATCGCTGGGGTACCTTTGGAAGCATCGGCGCCGGTTGGGTACTGAGCGATGAAAAATTCTTTGATAAAGTAAAAGGCATCAACTTCCTGAAACTTCGTGCAGCCTGGGGCCGTACGGGTAATGCCAACGGTATTGCCGACAACATCTTTAAGCCCGGTGTGCAAAATGCTTCAACAGCCATTTTTGCCGACAACATTTATACCTCCATACAGGCGGCCTACATTCCCGACCCCAACCTGCATTGGGAAACCGTACAAGGGCTGGATCTGGGTGTAGACATTCGTGCATTCGACAATCGCCTGAATGCAGAACTGACGTACTACGATCGTACCACTACCGACATTCTTACTGCCGTAACCCTGCCCAACGAATCCCGCAGTTACTTCACCAACCTGGGTAAAATTACCAACCGTGGTGTGGAAGTAAACCTGGGCTGGAGCGACAACATTGGTAAGAAATTTGGCTACCGTGTTGGGGCTAATTTCAGCTACAACTACAACGTAGTAAATTCAATCGGTAACAATTTCAACTTTACCATTTTGGGTAATGGTGGCAACAACCTGACTAAAACCGGTGAATCCATTGGTCACTTCTTTGGGTATCGTCAAACAGGTATTTATCAGTCTACTGCCGACATCTCTAAGCAGGCTGCCTTCATCAACACATTGCCTGGTGATATTGCCTATGCCGATTTGGATGGCGATGATGTAATTACACCAGCCGACCGTACCAATATTGGTACACCTTTCCCACCATATTCTTATGGTGCCAATATCGAACTGAACTATAACGGATTCGACTTTGTGCTCGAAGGTCAGGGTGCCGCCGGACACAGCATTTACACACAGCGCCGCACATCTACTTTTGCAGTGCTCAACTACGAAGCCAACCGCCTGAATGCATGGACTGCGCCAGGTACCAGCAATGTAGAACCCATTTTGGACAACACCCGTGGCAACAACTTCCTGATGAGCACCTACTTCCTGGAGCCCGGCGATTACTTCCGCATTCGTACGTTGCAAGTGGGTTACACTTTCCAGCAAAATGCGCTGCGCAAAGTGGGTATTCAAAAAGCAAGAGTGTTCCTGAGCGGACAGAATATCAAAACATGGAGCCTCGTTACCGGTTACTCACCCGAGCCACTCATTGGCAGCATTTTGGGTGGTGGTGCTGATAATGGTGCTTATCCTGTTCCTGCTATTTACTCTTGTGGCATCAACCTTACTTTCTAA